The Effusibacillus lacus genome contains a region encoding:
- the fba gene encoding class II fructose-1,6-bisphosphate aldolase produces the protein MPLVSLKEMLNKALQEKYAVGHFNLNNLEFAQAILQAAQEEKSPVILAVSPGYIPHLGGLKLAASMVRALMEEYQITVPVALHLDHGSSFEQCLQAIYAGFTSVMIDASHYPLEVNIAQTKKVVEAAHALGVSVEAELGRIGGQEDDLIVDEADAMYAIPEECERLVRETGVDCLAPALGSVHGPYKGEPRLGFSRMEEIQKLTGIPLVLHGGTGLPTHDIKRAISLGTAKINVNTENQTAYTGAIRLALEENPKQYDPRKYLGIAREAVKDTVKRKMREFGSSGKS, from the coding sequence ATGCCTTTGGTTTCACTTAAAGAAATGTTAAACAAAGCGTTACAAGAAAAATATGCCGTAGGGCATTTCAATCTCAACAATCTCGAGTTCGCACAAGCCATTTTGCAGGCTGCCCAGGAGGAGAAGTCGCCTGTCATTCTCGCCGTAAGTCCAGGGTATATTCCTCATTTGGGAGGACTAAAACTGGCTGCATCGATGGTAAGGGCGCTTATGGAGGAATATCAAATCACCGTTCCGGTAGCCCTGCACCTGGACCACGGCTCATCGTTCGAACAGTGTTTACAAGCGATCTATGCAGGATTTACTTCCGTGATGATTGATGCATCCCATTATCCACTGGAAGTGAATATTGCACAGACTAAGAAAGTGGTGGAAGCGGCTCATGCTTTAGGCGTTTCAGTGGAAGCGGAATTGGGCCGAATTGGGGGACAAGAAGATGACTTGATAGTGGATGAAGCCGATGCGATGTACGCAATTCCGGAAGAGTGTGAACGTCTTGTTCGTGAGACCGGTGTTGATTGTTTGGCTCCGGCTTTAGGATCAGTCCATGGTCCGTATAAAGGAGAACCCAGGCTTGGATTCTCTCGTATGGAAGAAATTCAAAAATTGACGGGTATTCCACTTGTATTGCATGGTGGTACAGGTCTTCCGACCCATGATATCAAGAGAGCCATCTCTTTGGGTACAGCCAAAATCAACGTGAATACCGAGAATCAGACGGCATATACCGGGGCGATTCGCCTTGCATTGGAAGAAAATCCGAAGCAATATGATCCTCGAAAATATTTAGGGATCGCAAGGGAAGCGGTCAAGGATACTGTGAAGAGGAAAATGCGTGAATTTGGATCTTCGGGAAAATCCTAA
- a CDS encoding YdbC family protein yields the protein MILKWIVCKVPDDKKEKFSSSQEEWSSLKGVRGFIGQIGGWDQRDKTDACILALWRDLESYRLFMDKEHDQIFHKNGQQQTYSSITVSLSEGLFNIPENVDSIQASLQKGKILKVADTIFNDDHEDHFIRVQEEILEPEYEESLWNVIWDCQQRDWSCGQILSRNHVGRRSEERHPFHSKQNDPVRRKMEGNPVNRSKIHKTPWHLAKEFCFYNAPNQIAKSPSVIPRLYM from the coding sequence ATGATTCTTAAATGGATTGTTTGCAAAGTTCCAGACGATAAAAAAGAAAAGTTTTCATCGTCTCAAGAAGAATGGAGCTCATTAAAAGGTGTTCGGGGTTTTATTGGTCAAATTGGCGGTTGGGATCAAAGAGACAAAACAGATGCCTGTATCTTAGCGTTGTGGCGAGATCTGGAATCCTATCGACTCTTTATGGATAAAGAACATGATCAAATCTTTCACAAAAATGGGCAACAACAGACTTATTCATCGATAACTGTTTCTTTGTCTGAAGGACTCTTTAATATTCCCGAAAACGTTGATAGCATTCAAGCTTCCTTGCAGAAAGGGAAGATCCTTAAAGTGGCTGATACAATATTCAATGATGATCATGAAGACCATTTTATTCGAGTACAAGAAGAAATATTGGAACCTGAATACGAAGAAAGCTTGTGGAATGTTATCTGGGATTGTCAGCAAAGAGATTGGAGCTGCGGACAGATACTTAGTCGCAACCATGTGGGAAGACGTAGTGAAGAAAGACATCCATTCCATTCAAAGCAGAATGATCCTGTTAGAAGAAAGATGGAGGGTAATCCAGTGAATCGAAGCAAAATTCACAAAACTCCCTGGCACCTTGCCAAGGAGTTTTGTTTCTACAACGCACCCAACCAAATCGCAAAGAGCCCTTCCGTAATTCCCAGATTGTACATGTAA
- a CDS encoding urease accessory protein UreH domain-containing protein, with protein MDYSLLSVLLFGFVLGIKHAIEPDHVIAVSTIASHSKSLLRSTFAGIFWGIGHSVTLLLIGLGLILFKIELPDSIAMSFEFLVGIMLVGLGVSSILAIRKQKFHIHEHEHDGQLHKHFHSHQHETGNKHLHVDVSYFKSMLIGLVHGLAGSAAMVLLTMSSVSSAWEGVLYILLFGAGTILGMMLFTTLIGFPFVLSAKKIGINTLLTQFTAAVSIAYGCFYMYNLGITEGLFAIWLGAL; from the coding sequence ATGGACTACAGTTTGCTATCCGTTTTGCTGTTTGGATTTGTACTGGGGATCAAGCACGCCATTGAACCAGATCATGTAATTGCGGTTTCCACGATTGCAAGCCACAGCAAGAGCTTGCTTCGGTCTACTTTCGCCGGTATTTTTTGGGGAATCGGACATTCCGTGACCTTGCTGCTGATTGGATTGGGGCTCATTCTTTTTAAGATCGAGCTTCCGGACTCGATTGCCATGTCCTTTGAATTTCTGGTGGGAATCATGTTGGTGGGCTTGGGAGTTTCCAGCATCCTTGCCATCAGGAAACAAAAATTTCATATTCATGAGCATGAACATGACGGACAGCTACACAAACATTTTCATTCCCATCAGCATGAAACAGGAAACAAGCATCTGCATGTAGACGTATCCTATTTCAAGTCCATGTTGATCGGCCTGGTGCACGGACTTGCCGGAAGCGCGGCCATGGTGCTGCTGACCATGTCCTCAGTGAGCAGCGCATGGGAAGGAGTGCTTTACATTCTTCTGTTTGGTGCGGGGACCATCCTGGGCATGATGCTGTTTACCACACTCATTGGATTTCCGTTCGTGTTGAGCGCAAAGAAAATTGGAATCAACACCCTGCTCACCCAATTCACCGCTGCTGTCAGCATCGCCTATGGTTGTTTTTACATGTACAATCTGGGAATTACGGAAGGGCTCTTTGCGATTTGGTTGGGTGCGTTGTAG
- a CDS encoding 1,4-dihydroxy-6-naphthoate synthase: protein MKIAFSPCPNDTFVFHAWVHGLLPGAPKLDVTYADIDVTNYMAVSSNGPEVLKISYAALPWVLSEYALLPCGGALGRGCGPLVLTTSNVAGTKDPAALAGRRVAVPSERSTAYLLFRLWAAQQVPGGVGEIVIMPFHKIMPAVRDGVVDAGLVIHEARFTYPSYGLVLLTDLGSWWEAETSLPIPLGAIIAHRSLDLDAIAGWIRASVEYAWANPDVSREYVLHHAQEMSPEVAQAHIDLYVNKFTANLGEEGYAAVTALLSRASQEGLVPKLDLSSLR from the coding sequence ATGAAAATTGCCTTCTCTCCTTGCCCCAACGACACTTTTGTTTTTCACGCATGGGTACACGGGCTGCTGCCCGGTGCGCCCAAGCTTGACGTGACTTACGCGGACATCGATGTCACGAACTATATGGCCGTTAGCTCCAATGGACCGGAAGTGCTTAAAATCTCGTATGCGGCTCTTCCGTGGGTGCTGTCCGAGTACGCACTGCTGCCATGCGGCGGGGCGTTGGGCAGAGGCTGCGGGCCGCTGGTACTGACAACAAGCAATGTGGCCGGTACCAAGGATCCGGCAGCGTTGGCCGGTCGGCGGGTGGCGGTACCCAGTGAGCGGTCGACCGCCTATTTACTGTTCCGGCTATGGGCCGCCCAGCAGGTGCCGGGGGGCGTGGGCGAGATTGTTATTATGCCTTTTCACAAGATCATGCCGGCGGTGCGCGATGGCGTGGTTGATGCCGGGTTGGTGATCCACGAGGCACGCTTCACTTATCCTTCGTACGGGTTAGTCTTATTGACCGATTTGGGCAGTTGGTGGGAGGCCGAAACGAGTCTGCCGATTCCGTTGGGAGCGATCATTGCCCACCGGTCACTGGATCTGGACGCGATCGCCGGTTGGATTCGCGCATCGGTCGAGTACGCGTGGGCAAACCCGGATGTCTCGCGGGAGTACGTGCTGCACCACGCCCAAGAAATGTCCCCTGAGGTAGCACAAGCGCACATTGACTTGTACGTGAATAAGTTCACCGCGAATTTGGGCGAGGAAGGGTATGCGGCGGTAACCGCCCTGCTAAGCCGGGCCTCGCAAGAAGGGTTAGTACCGAAACTGGATCTGTCGTCGCTGCGGTAA
- a CDS encoding HypE family hydrogenase expression/formation protein has translation MCIKIICSGTIGDHGVAILLARGQLELEGDIESDSCSLLPMVTALKETAAEELVWMRDPTRGAIGTTLNELAEATGMAVVLEEERIPIWQEVHGACEILGIDPLYVANEGKLLAVVRPEAAVRAVETLRKLPGGESAAIIGEIATEPAAKVLMRTFMGGNRVIDLLVGDPLPRIC, from the coding sequence TTGTGTATCAAGATTATCTGCTCGGGCACGATCGGGGACCATGGAGTTGCGATTCTGCTTGCCCGGGGTCAACTGGAACTTGAGGGCGACATTGAATCCGATTCCTGTTCCTTGCTCCCCATGGTTACCGCACTGAAAGAAACGGCGGCGGAGGAACTGGTCTGGATGCGGGATCCTACCAGGGGCGCAATTGGCACTACCCTGAACGAACTTGCTGAAGCCACCGGGATGGCGGTCGTGCTTGAAGAGGAACGGATACCGATCTGGCAGGAAGTGCACGGCGCTTGTGAGATTTTGGGGATTGACCCGCTGTATGTGGCAAATGAAGGAAAGCTGCTGGCGGTTGTCCGTCCCGAAGCTGCGGTGCGGGCAGTGGAAACACTCCGGAAGCTGCCGGGCGGGGAATCTGCCGCCATTATTGGGGAAATCGCCACGGAACCTGCCGCGAAAGTCCTGATGCGCACCTTTATGGGCGGCAACCGGGTCATTGATTTGTTGGTGGGAGACCCGTTGCCCAGAATCTGCTGA
- a CDS encoding Ig-like domain-containing protein, with translation MSAHLNEQTRRTLRLILITSILSVVTGMLYIPGLPWNVLGSLREGEIALWGLWATGGGIIGIVGAILARRAKQALQKVLFVAALIGMLLFLLAQVLPIAAWFLFSVDPIADGPSENAAVGGLLPMIPHLLIVLSSLLAILSIVRVLASKQSPLRLTRRQTVSALGFLVSVGLIWYGADRYIDATFVKSTYPANGAVNVPLHDTVRVEWDVDARNGMGMSVRYADDPTPIRGVTGASAGGMFFTPDTFLPGKKVSVTARAGRRSYTFSFTTVAAANDRIDLYRAVLQHYFRPPQNSVSPDVIALDTTHFSGWNDMEIQTLAKGTLAYHPEVVTGTQADGFKPAEAMPGRRIEETTDVLFLTMKEEKQSDNRYLVAVEARRGKGILQGNRAASFVIQYNAAYKDGKWVVELTSLPGWSLFSFRGSADLVP, from the coding sequence ATGTCTGCTCACTTGAATGAACAAACCCGCAGGACGCTCCGATTGATCCTGATCACGTCGATTCTTTCCGTTGTAACAGGCATGCTCTATATTCCGGGCTTGCCGTGGAATGTTCTCGGGTCTCTCCGGGAAGGGGAGATTGCGTTATGGGGACTATGGGCAACCGGTGGCGGTATCATTGGCATAGTGGGGGCCATTTTGGCCCGGAGAGCCAAACAAGCCCTGCAAAAAGTGTTATTTGTTGCTGCTTTGATCGGGATGCTGCTCTTCTTGCTCGCTCAGGTTTTACCGATTGCAGCTTGGTTCCTGTTTTCGGTGGACCCCATCGCAGATGGTCCGTCCGAGAATGCTGCTGTTGGCGGTCTGTTGCCGATGATTCCCCATCTGTTGATTGTACTCTCTTCTCTCCTTGCGATCCTCTCAATTGTTCGCGTCTTGGCCAGCAAACAATCCCCCTTGCGTTTGACCCGAAGACAGACAGTATCTGCGTTGGGATTCCTTGTTTCGGTTGGACTCATCTGGTATGGCGCTGATAGATACATTGACGCCACCTTTGTCAAATCTACTTATCCGGCAAATGGGGCAGTTAACGTTCCACTCCATGATACAGTGCGAGTGGAATGGGATGTGGATGCAAGAAACGGGATGGGGATGAGTGTGCGCTATGCGGATGACCCGACACCGATTCGTGGGGTGACAGGAGCGTCCGCAGGTGGCATGTTCTTTACGCCCGATACGTTTCTCCCCGGCAAGAAGGTCAGTGTTACGGCCAGGGCCGGAAGAAGAAGTTACACGTTTTCCTTTACGACGGTGGCTGCGGCCAACGACAGGATCGACTTGTATCGGGCCGTGCTGCAGCATTATTTCCGCCCGCCGCAGAATTCCGTTTCTCCTGATGTGATCGCACTGGATACAACCCATTTTTCCGGGTGGAACGATATGGAGATCCAAACGCTTGCAAAAGGCACCCTGGCTTACCATCCCGAAGTTGTGACGGGCACACAGGCTGATGGCTTCAAGCCTGCAGAAGCGATGCCCGGAAGAAGGATTGAAGAGACAACCGATGTTCTGTTCTTGACAATGAAAGAGGAGAAACAGTCGGACAACCGGTACCTTGTCGCGGTGGAGGCCAGAAGAGGAAAGGGAATTCTGCAAGGAAACAGGGCAGCATCATTTGTCATTCAATACAATGCTGCTTATAAAGACGGCAAATGGGTGGTGGAGCTCACATCCTTACCGGGGTGGAGCCTTTTTTCTTTTCGGGGGTCAGCGGATTTGGTACCATAG
- a CDS encoding futalosine hydrolase — MNDDLYAETPDVSNSGQLEPGMRVLVMASVPAERDAILRGLRGASRFDVRVAGVGPAAAAASTAKALAAAKYGLVVSAGIGGGFAGRAEVGSLVVASEIVAADLGAQTPEGFLSLDELGFGSTRVRVDADLLTRVTEALRAAGLPVNVGPVLTVSTVTGKTATASERAARVPGATAEAMEGYGVAIAALDHGLPILEIRAISNPVGPRDRAAWRIGEALEALEAASSILLEVLR; from the coding sequence ATGAATGATGATTTATACGCGGAAACACCTGATGTTTCCAACTCGGGACAGCTGGAACCGGGAATGCGCGTACTTGTGATGGCCTCTGTTCCGGCCGAGCGGGATGCGATATTGCGGGGGCTTCGCGGCGCCAGTAGGTTCGACGTCCGGGTGGCAGGCGTTGGGCCCGCGGCTGCCGCAGCCAGTACGGCAAAGGCGTTGGCAGCTGCCAAGTACGGTCTGGTAGTGAGTGCGGGCATTGGAGGAGGTTTTGCCGGTCGGGCGGAAGTGGGGTCCCTGGTGGTAGCGAGCGAGATTGTTGCGGCCGACTTGGGAGCACAGACCCCGGAGGGATTCCTCAGCTTGGACGAGCTGGGCTTTGGCTCCACCCGCGTACGGGTCGACGCTGATCTGTTGACCCGGGTGACGGAGGCACTGCGTGCAGCCGGGCTGCCGGTCAATGTCGGCCCGGTGCTCACCGTATCGACCGTGACAGGTAAGACGGCGACCGCCTCTGAACGCGCTGCGCGGGTACCGGGAGCGACCGCCGAGGCGATGGAAGGCTATGGCGTGGCTATTGCAGCCCTCGATCACGGCTTGCCAATTCTGGAGATCCGTGCCATCTCAAACCCGGTCGGTCCGCGTGACCGCGCCGCTTGGCGTATTGGAGAGGCTCTTGAAGCGCTTGAAGCAGCAAGCTCAATATTATTGGAGGTGCTAAGATGA